A region from the Sander vitreus isolate 19-12246 chromosome 1, sanVit1, whole genome shotgun sequence genome encodes:
- the marchf3 gene encoding E3 ubiquitin-protein ligase MARCHF3, translated as MAPYIADMSSEEPLGLWVPSPVGEVKVLPEHGLEEQLNSCNQEVTHTCDMATEECAAIPDSLCSDEPFCRICHEGRGSGELLSPCECCGSLAMVHRTCLEHWLTASNSSHCELCHHQFALERLPKPLTEWLCAPSVQQQRRTLCGDVVCFLFITPLANLSGWLCVQGAMDLYYTNTMEALGLLVLTLALFTIYIFWTMVSVRYHMHLFQTWKKTDQRVRLQIPLPPHTTLTQQTLSIHLLSKAPNKETMV; from the exons ATGGCCCCTTACATAGCAGACATGTCATCAGAGGAACCCCTGGGCCTGTGGGTGCCCAGCCCTGTGGGGGAGGTCAAGGTACTGCCTGAACATGGGCTGGAGGAGCAACtcaacagctgcaaccaagaagTAACGCACACATGTGACATGGCCACTGAGGAATGTGCAGCAATCCCTGACAG TCTGTGCAGCGACGAGCCGTTTTGTAGGATCTGCCATGAAGGCAGGGGATCAGGGGAGCTGCTGTCCCCCTGCGAGTGTTGCGGTAGCTTGGCCATGGTGCACCGCACATGCCTGGAGCACTGGCTCACCGCCTCCAACAGCAGCCACTGTGAACTCTGCCACCACCAGTTTGCACTGGAGCGCCTGCCAAAACCTCTTACTGAG TGGCTGTGTGCTCCCTCCGTGCAGCAGCAGCGGAGGACGCTGTGTGGCGATGTGGTGTGCTTCCTGTTCATCACGCCGCTGGCCAACCTGTCAGGATGGCTGTGTGTCCAGGGAGCCATGGACCTGTACTACACCAACACCATGGAGGCCCTGGGGCTGCTGGTCCTCACGCTGGCCCTCTTCACCATATACATCTTCTGGACCATG GTCTCTGTGCGCTACCACATGCATCTGTTCCAGACATGGAAGAAGACGGACCAGAGAGTGCGACTACAGATTCCCTTGCCCCCCCATACCACATTGACCCAACAGACCCTGTCCATACATCTCCTCAGCAAAGCCCCCAACAAAGAGACTATGGTGTAG